GCACAGGAGCAGCAGGCCGCCGGCGTGCCAGCTGCTGAGGGCGCGTGGGAAGCGGTCCATCATGAAGAGCCAGCCGACGGACCCGACCACGGCGATCAGCAGGCCACCGAGGGTGCCGGCCGCGGCGGCACCCTGGGCGACGTAGGCCGCAGGGGCGTCGTCGTTGGCGTCGATGATCGTCAGGCCCAGGCCGTAGCCGGCCCAGGCGCTGCCCACGGCCATGAGCACGGCCGCGACGACCGGGCCGGTGCGGCGCCGGGCGCGCGGGGTGAACGTGAACGGCGGCGGCTCCGAGTGCACCATGGACCCATTCAACCCCGACCCGAGGAGAGACATGGCCAGGAAGCGCTGGAAGGACCTCAGCCCCCGCACCCGGAAGGTCATCCTGATCGGCAGCGTGGTCGACGGTGCGCTCAAGGCGGCCGCGCTCGCCGACCTCCGGGGCCGCGAGGAGGACGAGGTCAACGGGTCGAAGCGGAGGTGGACGCTCGCGCTGACCTTCGTGAACTCCGCCGGCGTGCTGCCGGTGGTGTACTTCCTCCGCGGGCGTCGCACGACCGGCTGAGGGCCGGATCTGGAGCGGACGACGAGGTTCGAACTCGCGACATTCAGCTTGGGAAGCTGACGCTCTACCAACTGAGCTACGTCCGCAGACCCCGGAGAACCGGAGCGATGAGGATGCTACCCGATGGGCTGGAAGGTGCTGCGCTTCGGCTCCACCCCGTCGCCGGACGAGCGGCCGGTGACCCGGCGCTGGACCCACGGCGCGAGGTGGGTGCGGGCCCAGGCGAGCGTGGCGGCACGCTGCTCGCGGGCGCTCAGGACGGGTGCCGGGACGGGCGGGATCGGCTGCAGGTCGTGGGCGATGCCGAGCGCGTCGAGGGCGGCGATGGCGATCATCTGGTGACCGACCGCATTGAGGTGGAGGCGGTCCTCGTCCATCACCTCGGCGACCGTCCAGCCGCGCATCCGCCACATGTCGACCAGGGTGGCCTCGTGCTTCTCGGCGATCTCGCGGACCCACTCGTTGAAGATCGCGGTCCGGCCGCGGATCACCTTGATCACGCCGTTGAGGCCGGGATCGGCGATCGTGAACATGACGACGTGCGCACCGCTGGCGGCGAGTCGCCCGACCGCCTCGTCGTACGACGCG
This genomic interval from Nocardioides kongjuensis contains the following:
- a CDS encoding SGNH/GDSL hydrolase family protein, encoding MTFRKYVALGDSFTEGVGDPDPARPNGLRGWADRTAEALATAASADGADFGYANLAIRGRKLPAIIDEQVDAAIALGPDLVSIHGGGNDVLRPKVDIDALAASYDEAVGRLAASGAHVVMFTIADPGLNGVIKVIRGRTAIFNEWVREIAEKHEATLVDMWRMRGWTVAEVMDEDRLHLNAVGHQMIAIAALDALGIAHDLQPIPPVPAPVLSAREQRAATLAWARTHLAPWVQRRVTGRSSGDGVEPKRSTFQPIG